The Anopheles maculipalpis chromosome 3RL, idAnoMacuDA_375_x, whole genome shotgun sequence genomic sequence CTCACCCATGCTAATGTCTTCCTCTTTAGGCGATTCTGCCCCACACGGAACTCCGCTTTCGCTAGGAGGCCCCGGGGGGCAGGCTGATTGTCACCGAAGCGCAAGCGTAGATATCGGCGGTGGACGCACCGGTTTGTTTTCAAGGATGCGTTCTATTTCCAGCATTACACCGGTCGACAGCCGTGGCAGTAACTGCAAAATGTCGCATGCAAACAGTCGACTCGTTAGAGGTGGACTTCAATTTGAAACACATCCAACGTCACTAACAGTActattttacacaaaaaaaaatttcatccaACTCAACACGTATGCGGCGAGAGTCATTGATAATTTTATGCACAAGTTATCAATATCCACCTCTCTGCCAAAGCTTACCTGTAGCGCTTGCAGACTTTGATGGAGTTGTTCCGGCGAGGTGGCACCGAGCAGCAAGCATTGTACCGGTTCGTGCTTCAGAGACCACGCAATCGATAGCTGTACCGCGTTGCAGCCCAGCTTTTCCGCCAGATTGCTAATGTCTCTCGCCTTGTCGTACAGCCGGCGTGCCTCGTCCTGCAGATCCTTGCGCAAATGCAGCATAACCGCCAGATGGGcggaaaatagaaagaaaggaaCACAGATATGTACGCTACAGTGCGGTCTGATCGATGATCGTGCACTTACTTCTTTGTTTACTTCATCCTCGATCCAGGAGTAGCTTTGGCTTTTGCTCTTCAGCGATCCCTTCGGTATCCAGAGCTTTTCGCCGTTCTGCGCATCACCCAAGCACATGGACAGTGGACCCCAAGCCATAAATCCGACGCCAATTTTGTTGTACATCTCCGGCAGGTAAAGCTCCGCCTTCTCGCGACAGAACATGTGATATTCCGACTGTTCCACGATCGGTGTCACACAGTTAAACTGCCGACAGTTGGTGTAGGCTTCCATTATCTAtttcccaaaaataaaataaacggaACGACAGGATATGCGATCGTTACGCTGCACTCAATAAACGGAAATCGACAATAACAATTACCTCTACCGGCGACCATCGTGCTGTTCCCCAATACATGGACCATCCTTGCGATATGACGTAATTCATTGCCCGCACAATCTCTGTGGTAAATCACAGCGCGAGAGCATTAGTTGcgtttgttcttctttttttctcttacctTCAAATATGTTCGACCACTAACACTAACCTTCCATCGGGCACATAGAATCCGCCTTGTGCACCAGTATGACGTCGATGTATGGCAGCTGCAACCTTTGCAGGCTCGCTTGGACACTTTCGATGATGTGTTTTCTCGATAATCCTCGCTCCTCGGATCTGGCAAAAGATTAAAGCACgggtggaaaggaaaatattaaaaatagatCTCCATGCACGCACTCATCTGCGAAATATGGGTGCACCGAAATGTCGGCTGCCGGCTCTTACTTTGTGCTCCaataaatttttgttgttatgaCGAAGCTGGTCCGCTTCCATCCTGCCTTTTGAATGATCTTTCCCAGCTCTATTTCCGCACGTGTACCTGTGAATGTGGCGCAGTGGCAAGGCAGGCATATGGTTTAAAGACATTTCCGCCTCTGGAGCGATTATTGCCACCTACCTGAATGTGCTTCGGAAAGGTCAAATAAATTGATTCCGCTATCGACGGCAAGCCGCAGGATAGCTTCCGCCTGTTCCTCGGAAACGCCCGGCGAAAAGATGGGCCATGTGCCGAGACCAACGTTCGAGACGCGCAGGCCACTCTTGCCGAGATTTTTGTAGCGCAAACCGGGCGTCGTCGTTGCATTGCTGCGTATCTGGATGGCCGGATTGGATCCCAAACTTGTGGAACGACCTGACGAGCGAATGCGCGCGATAGACAGTgggataaaatattgtttacgtAAAATGTATGGCCACAGGCAGTCTTCACTTACCAAAATCGAGCTGAGCAGTCGTGCCACTAAATTCCTCCATGCAATCTAGTGAAGCTATGGGAGCACGGCACCTGTAATGGAGGAGTTACGTAGGAACCGGGCAAACCCCACAAGGAACGTCGGGATGGATTGGGTCACGGAAAAGAAGTTAATTAATTACTGTTGCTCTAATAATTAAGTACGGTACGTAACCGGCTAAGATCGTATTAAGGGCGTGAATGCGGTGGATGGATATAGACCAGAGGTCAGTTTAATTACTTTCGAttcttgttttcgtttcttcggtagtttttgtttttgttgttttgtgttgctcctCCTCGTTTCAGGAggaagcaaaaggaaataaaagggCATCAAAGGGCGAAATTGGTTTCGAGTATTGGTAATTAAAAGTGTGAACGTGCTCCGTGGCCAATTTTCCCCGCAAAGTCGAAACTACTCGTCGCTACTGATACTGATACGATTCGTTGTACTCGCAGTAGCAATTGTTTAGTAGTTGGGAAAACGGCATCTCCGCTTTGATCAACCCAAATCCGCGGTAGAGCCAGGGAAGGCACAGGCAAAATGTACAATTTCGATCCGGTAGACACAGTAACGCAACACAGTCGGTCCAACCAAAAAATCAACCGCTCTAGCGCGGCAGCTAATATTAACCATACCGATGCTACCGTACACTAACGGCCACAGCTTAGCATATCTAATTATAAACGGAAGGTAACGAAAATGATGAGAATTCACTCCCATGACCCAACATTTTTGTCAACTTTGATTTCGGCCGTGTACGAAAATTGTCCGTTTTTTTCATGGTTCTACCAAGCTGCCTGACGCCTGGTTATGCCAGGCCAGGCCAGGCATTTTATTGCCCCCGTGCGCTCTTACGGTTTCGTTGGTTCAATTAGTACAAAAAATGTGTCCTGTTTTTCATTATGCTCACTTCCTGCTCCTCTCCATCCCTTCAACcaaaagcgcacacacacacatacatacacacacctaaGTGAAGCAGCACACTGGCTGGTCACTGTTGGCACCCTCCCACTGTAATCACACTGACCCGCgacaaaccccttttttgttggaattGGTACCTGTAGATTGTAACCGGATTTGAATCCTCACTAATATTGTCATTGTTAACGTTATTGTCGTTATTAGTTTTTGAAGCAACATTACATAACACGATCGACATACCGGAAATGTCCTTTTCTTTGCCTACAAAATTCCTTTTGCCACCAAACTTCACTTATCGTCGTGCCTAGGGCGATCAAGAAGGTACAAAGAAGAATTGAACTGACACTGACTTTGACGGTGATGGTGGCTGGCTGCtggtgacgatgacgatgacgacgacgacgactccGACGGTGTGCCGAGGCAGCTAGGTTGGCCGATGGGGAAGCTGATGCTGGTTTGTGTGGTAGTGGTGGCAGTGACGGCAGCTTAACCGTATTATGTCCGCATCGAAATCCGGACTAGCCAATTTCACGAAACATTCACAAACGCACTGGCAGACACCTTCTTTcgtatgttgtgtgtgtgtgcgtgggtaACTATTTTTTCGTGGAGGGCAAAAAGGGGTCTGGTTTGTGAGGTTGGTGAAACGCGTTCAGGGGACACAACACTGGCAGATTTGTCTCGTCTGGTGCGTGCGATCTGGAtccactgcaaaaaaaaaacagcacaccaCTGCAGAAGCCAGAGGAGCCAGAAAGTGTCGCATACGAGTAAAACTGCACTACTTTTCGAAGCGCGACGGAAGAACCTTTTCGCCCGAACGAAAAGTCCCAGATCGCATGCTTGCCGACTGGCAGCCTTAGGGCAAGAGTGACAAACTTAGTATGCTCTGCTTGCCGAAGCTACTGAAAGCACCGCGAGACAAGGCGGCACTTGGGCAAACGAGATGATAAAAGAGATGCAACCTAACAACCGGACGAGAGACTGTGAATGAATTGGGAGTACACGGCATGATATGGATGACAAAGGAAGACAGAGAGAATCTATCTAGATAGATGATTTGGAACGAGATGAGTGTGTAGTGTGAGCGAGATAGCACAATGTCGCTAATACTACGGTAATATGTGATTTGGACATGAAACAACGTTGATCAAGCTGAagcagaaaggaaaatgagcatgagagtgagagagagagagagagagagtgagagagagagagcgagagagagagagagggggaaaGACAATGAAAGCCAGAGCGGGAAAATCAAGAAGgataaaatgagaaaatctACTCAAATGAGAGTCAGCTAAAACGTGCTGggtttgtgatttttatcTTGCGGTTCTTTTTGAGATtggtttgggggggggggaagtacTTTtcgtttatcttttttttgtactgccGTTTATAGATGCACGAACCGATATTGTTTTGAGTAAGCATCTGCATCTCTACAAATCACTACGAAGAAAATATCCTTTAAGCCAGGAGCATGGCGCTTTGTAGGACAACTCTTGCTCCCATCTCACTTTCGGGAGCCAACTTTTCGTGGAACACGTTCCATAAcgtgacgtttttttttttttttacctacaAACATTAgccaaccacaaaaaaatcgcaccatcatcatccatttTACTGGTGAAGGACAttgtgaatttaaaattgatttttcgcACCACGTCACTGTTATTTCATGGCGCTCCTGGGGACCAAACGGAAACACGCACcgaatcgcacacacacacacatacacaaggcGGCAACCGCATCGATTTCCGTTGCAGGTCCACGGGTGGCTATGAATAACTTAAGGATAATTATGCTTATGTAACAACAAAGGATATCCTGGCTGGCCCCCGCATGTGCTTCGATGCTTTAACACACCCGAACGAATTTGAAACGGATCGAGCAAACAATCATTAACTCCACCGCCCCACCATCAGCTGCTCCCCCATTGACCACCGTCGTCGGCCGTTGTCGTTGTCATTGTGGTTAGCTCACCATGCCTGCTTGTGTACTTTTTCTACTTTGGCTTGACTTTTATACATTAGACGCTTTTGCACTTTTGTCAGCCGACAGACGTTAACAAGGGACCACTGGATCAATTAAATAATTGAACATACATATGCACAGTtatacacacgcgcgcacacacacacacacacacatacacacatacgaacACACACTTGTACACTGAACACGTTCGAATAATTGACCACTAGACACCAAACCGgaacgaaataaataataatttaatacacTTTTACATAACACTTCATAAGAAGACGGAAGCTAAACACGACGACGTTGCGGCAATACGACGGTTGCGAACGCATTGAATTTTCTGTTCCATAATGTTTATTTCACTGCGTTCTCTGCTGGCCTACTGGTGTGCTCCACTGCCACAATCTCTGCATCGAGCTGGAAAACACCGTTCcgagagaaacagagagagataGCGAGagggtttttcatttttccatttcacttcCAACGCTATCGCTGTCCTTTTCGATGCTTTTCTCCCTCCCGAACAAAGCGGAGAGTAAGTTTCTTCGAACAatatacacactcacactcacagTTGAATGGACATTGCACCAAACGGTGTTCGGGGCGGAAATGCAGCTTGACGACGGTGTGCGTGGTTGAGCGAATTTGAGCGGAAAAGaaagtttgcaaaataaaagcttctGACAAAGAAGTTATAGAATTTACCGAATTAGCCCATTGTAAATAGTGCTTCCCTTGCAAAAGTACTCCCAGAGCCTATCTCATTTCAAATCTGTGACATACGAAAAGCCGGTGAAAGTGAAGCAATTGATGTGGTAAGTATAAAGGTAGCATACATCATCTTGTGACAGGCATCCGATTGTGACTGAGAGTATATTGTCGAAATTTCGCTTTCCGTTGAGTCCTGTCGGCCTTTGGGAAAGTCTTGCAGGTGTGATGTGTCGGGAAGTGCTTTTTCCTGCGGTGCTTTATGCGaagttgctgctgcagcaagGCCAGTATTGCGTGGTTCTTCCTGCAATAGAGAAAAGCAGGATGATTTATATATTGATCATTTGAGAAGAGTAATGCAAAGCTGGAGATCCATTAGCTTATTGATAGTCCCACCGTAGGGGTTGTTCCACTGGAACCGATTCCTCGCATCAAAGACTGACCTTCTGGCTAttcattaaataaatataccaAAGTTGCTCGAATCCTAGGCTCAAGAGTGTTCTACTAATATATTGTCACCCATTCTCGGGTAGCCTTTTGGCTATTAGCTAGAACCAGTGACCTCTATCACAGTTAATGCGATAGAGGCCTCCAACTTCCATTCCTCTTAGAACCTCCGAGAGACAACATACACGCCAATGACTGGGACCTTAAccataattgttttaaaaataataataattttaaaaataaatctttcagACCCTTTGGTCCTCCAGAAGAGAGTTTTCCAACAAAATATATTGAACAGAGCTGAGATCAAACcaagcatgcccgggataaggcaaaaaacagTCAatacatgcggtgttgacaataccaCGCAATCCATcgtacttaaaataaattaaataaaagcacTCAGGTCGGTTGGTCATGAAAAATGTCTTTTGAAATTAAGACATGCTTTtcgaaaaatagtttttctaACGAACGCTCTCGGTTCACCCATTCTGAGCGGGTTTCATATGAACAGTTTTATCTCAAACATGGACAACGGGTTTTGTATAACAATGTCTATCTTATTCACCTTATCACACCGGCtaccgaatggcttactagacttgccgataccacgtggttggatagtcagtccacactacggggggacggtccggatgggatttgcaACCCtgtcctaccgtgtgaagacagGCACTGCGCCTGTCGccataccaccgggccgcccccggTCGATGATAATCTTCGCTATAAAGACGGATCCGGATCTGGGTGTCTTGCGTCAATGTATAACAACGATAAAACAAGCAGGCAATAAAGCCTACATTTTAATTACAACACTGTTGGTTGGCCCGAGTCTGTCGGTTTGGAGTGAAGAGGAACTGGTCGTCAAAATAGTTCTTtactatttaaaatttcttcccaCAGTTGCTTAGAATGTTTAGATGCCAAGCAGCCACGGAGCTTGCTAAATggcactgaaaaaaaaaacagtcttttatgtttttccacttttcaaaaacaaactttccaaTGTGCGGTTGAACACTGAAGGGtctaaaataattgattttttgtttttgtttgttggttgagCTAACGCTCACTTTGGCACATTGGTTAAGGCAGTACGGCTTGACGGTCCGATCAATATCGATTAGCTACTCCGTGCTGACACGTATAATCGCTTTTAAAAGCCCGTCGTGTCCGGCAACTCGTCGCTCGTCTCTAGAGAAAGCAAGACGGAGGAAAACGCCCGTTTGCATAATTGAGAGATTTGGCGTAATGCcaatattttgcaaaaacGATAACGGCTGGCACAAATGTTCGCATTCGGAGACAAAAGGGCagcgcacacagacacacacttacacacgtTTGCCTTGAATGTTTGACTTTTCCAGGGATGACTAAAAAAGGCAGCAAGcattataaaattttcaacaaaactgACGTTCTACGTACGTTTGCCTCCGTGCCCACctgtgtatatatatacaaaGAGAGAGCTGTGAAGGAAGCTCCAAAAAGATTTCTAAAAACTTGCCAACAGGTGTGTTTGCCAACCTGTTTCTGCACCTGTATGAGCGTTGACCGGATATGCAAAAACAACCATCGAGTACCATAAATTACCTCCTTCGGTGTTACTGCATTCGTGCTGTTTTGCAAAGTTTCCATTAGCGTTAGGTTCGTGCCACTGAATGGTGGCGTGTCCTCGAGGAGTGGCGTCTTGACACCGGCTATGACGGGGGATTTTTCCTCCGCTATAGTGGTTGGTGGCGTCCGGCCGGGTGTCGTCGAAATACTGCTTTCCGCGTAGAATGGCTCACTTTGGCGAAAGCTTCTGTCACCCGAGCTGTTGGATGAggctggtggcggtggtggtggtggtgatgtagTACCCACTGGACCACCGGTCGTAGCCGCCGCCAATGCTGCTGCTTGTCGCTCGGATCCGAGTTGTGCCTGTCGTTCCCTTTCCTGCGCTCTACGTTGATTCAACAGTTCGTTGTCGAGTTGCCTTATTTCCCGAGCTTCCCGCTATAAATGGAACGAATGCAAATTAAATGATTGTACACTCGCAACGGTTGTTTGAAACCTGTTGAGGTGCGTACCTTGCAATTCGCGGCATCGAGCTTCTGTTGCTTGTGGTGCTGTTCCCGATCCGAGGATTCATTTTTCTGCCGTTCCTTTGCCTTCTCTTCATCGGCTTGCCCTTTTTGTACGCGAATGGTCACAAGTAATTGTTTACAAAAGCAAAGAATATACAGCAATAATAACGGGACATTAGTTGGCACTGTTAGTGTCACCAGTGTGGTATTTAATGAAATTATATCTATAAAAGTTTTTCATTGCTTATTTGGGTTTGACTTACTTGAAGAACTTCCACCAGACGCCCCTGGTGGCGGAAACGAGAACCAAAACTGATGAGCCAGTTTGATATTCACTACAATAAGAGAGTACAATTGTTATGCTTTTTCTGTACTTTCTTCATTCCGCTTAGGACgacaaattaaaagatttttttaaatttaactttAACAATGAATATCCTGTGGTTAGATCTGCACCAACTACACACTGTCGAAAACACTTGGAAACAGTTCAACCAGCCAATCAAATTTAATCCAATTTTAGTCCAGCGTTTTGgtccatccattttttttaccacagaTGGAATCAATGCCATACTTTTTAAgggtgtttctgtttttgtttgttggatgAGAACTTCCCCAATGCAGAAATGTATTATTACCTTCAGACACTAGCAGCTGGCGATAATGGCGAACGAGATGTTTCGGTTGGCTAAGGAtgcactttatttattttacttaaacTACTAGCAATGAAAGTAAGATGCAGAACGGGATGCGATTACAACAGGGAGAGAGACAAAGTGAGAAAGAGACGGACAAGTGGGAAAAACACATAGACCTATCTCTACCAACTAGGAAAGATCGACGAGCAATTTTTACGACACTAAACCACGTACGGTGGGAAGAACACGCAGATCAATCTGGGTTTGGCCCACAACATGAAACGCTACCATCAAGCCCGTAACGAAACGCAACCCTATGTCAAGTAAATTGTTTCGGCAGCGCAACAGTTtatcgtcgtttttttttttttttgttacttacaTAACTTTGTTTCTGGCCAAAATAAACGACTGAATTTTTCTAACAATGCCGAACCACCGACCAACCACCGGAATGTCTCTTGTGACCTGAGTTTACCGAGGAAATGACCCCGTGCGCATGCGCCACAAAACCGTTACTTTATAAATATAACTATCATCAAGCTATCAATTCAATTTGGAAGTCTGTCCAATTTTTGGGGCCATACGGTTGACATAtgatgaattatttttccttaaaaTGTTACTATTATGAAACTTAAGTAATAGCTTGTTTCAATGGAAAACATTATGTGTACATGCATACGCAGCACGTGtctgaaaaaaatcataaagtTTTCATGACGATTGCTGTTTCCTCATTAATATggcataaatttaattttttaaaatctcaaatcATTTCTCTAtacttttaattgatttttatagcGACAGAACATTCcagtttgtaaaatattggCTCGTCTTATCAGTACTGCACTCTTTCGTTTTCTctttaaataattcaacaaaTCTTTTAAGGTTTTCATATGTTCATCCAAAGCGATAAACCAAAATAATATTTAGAAAAATTACTTTCCACCAGTAAAGTACAATAATCACTGTAATCGCAATTAAAAGcacatgaataatttatagctCCCGGCCAATTTTGGTATTCCAACGGATGAATTTCAAGCATCAGGTGCGACaggtactgggcgcctccatcgattgtagaattatttaaaaaatgcactaAAATGCATGCACCAAATGtaatttatgtatatttagaaaactaaacaaccatatttgttgttttcttctataGCTTGTCGgtaaatttctttaattttagaatttcaagaAATTATCCACAACGCATTGTTGattacaacacaaaaatttaGTGGCATAATACGCTCTAGGTCAGTGTGGTGTAACAAAAAGCCTTGTCCATACGactatgaaatttatttatgttctctctctctctctctctctctctctctctctctctttctatctcatatgataatattttttttctaatttggAGTTATATTATGCGGCGAGTAGacacataaaagaaaataaaatatttaacactGGTTTGCCCTAGATTCCAAACCTGGTTTGAGCCATTAAGTAGGTATCATAAATACGTGCAGCTTGATATTGACGTTTCGACAGCCAGCGACCAACCGAAAGCCGgggaaaattgtaaacaaagcCGGTGCTTATGGAATTGCTCGATAGAACGGTTTTTGAAAAGTTTAGCAAACATATTGCGATAAAACATCACCATTCCAGGGAAACTATCAGTGCAGTTACTTACGAGCAGCTATGGctcgaaatggaaaaagtaGCGAGGGTTCTAAGGGAACAGCACATCGAAGGGAAAGTTATCGGTGTACAATTGTCACACTGTCCTGCACTAATTGCCGTTATAGGAGGGTAAGAAATGTGGGATGAGAAATTAAGCCGTTCAACACGCTAAATCCACTGATCCGTATCTCTTGTTTCGCAGAATTATCTTGTCCGGTAACAGTTTCTATTGTGTAGATCCATCAGCAGTTGATCAACTTGTGTCCGAGTATGGTGAATGCGCTTCATTCCTTTTAGAGGATGGTAAGTCAAACTGGGTGTGCGATGGTTTGCAGTTCTGTTTGGGATTGTGCGTTTTTACGTCGCGCCTGATACTTGCAGTTAGTTTATCCTGCTCGGTAAGCTATCCTGGACTGGCCTTTTGTGTAAGAACGTCTGGTTCGACTGGTCGGCCCAAAACTGTGCTCGTTCCAAAGGCCTGCATAATGCCAAATGTACTGTCGCTTAGTGATCAGTTCGAGTTGTGCGAGCGTGATGTTATTTTTGTATGCTCACCTCCAACGTTTGATCCGTTTGTGGTCGATATTCTCATGGGTTTGCGTGCCGGAGCTACGCTTCTGCTGGTAGATAACTCAATACGTTTGTCAGCTAAACGACTTCTGTCCCGACTTTTTCCTGGTGTAACGGTAATGCAAATGACACCCTCTATGTTTGCACGTTGGGATTCGATTGATGTGTCGCAAATAATTTTTGGCCCTACAACAACGCTCAGGTTAGTCCGTAATGTATTAAAACTCAAGTTGAAGTGGtaattgaaattattgaaatgatGCTTTTACATTTAGAATTTTGGTTTTAGGTGGAGAAAAATTTCCAACACTGAAAACGCCTGCTGATAGCCGAGTGCTCTTATACAACATCTACGGCATAACGGAGGTTTCATGCTGGAGTATGATTCAACAAGTGTCTCACGAATATGTGTTAGATGTTCCACTTGGGAAACCACTGGATAATTCGATAAAGCTGCAGCTAAGGAACTTAGATGACGAACGTTtgcaaacgataaaaaatacCGTCGGCTCTACAGTAGGTCAACTGTACATCGGAAGTTGCTCTAGAAAATGTGTCATACTTGGAGAAGCAGACGAAGATTACGATATATTACTTGCCAAAGATGTCGTCTATCGACCTACGGGAGATGTGGTGGAAATTACCCCGGAAGGCAATTACTATTACCGTGGCCGAAGTAATCGAATGATCAAACGATTCGGATGCCGGATTAGTTTGTCAGTAGTGGAAACAGTACTGCAAAGCCATCCATCTGTCATACAATGCGCGTTATGCTTTATCAGTGAACAAAATAGATTGTTGATGTTCGTGAAAACAGACATCAATGATCTTTCGCTACAGGAGATGCTTTGGCGAGAAATGCGAGCTAAGTTAAAGCCAGAAAATCTCCCAGACGAATTACTACTGATCGACAGCTTTCCTCTGTCTGCACATGGAAAAGTTTGTACCGATGGATTGCGACAAATCTACGAACAGTTAAAACTGCAATCCTTCCAAGATGATAGTATTTcagtggtggatttttttcgAACAGAACTCAGTGCAATGGGAATTGCATATGATCGAGCGCCTGCAAAAGAgggtgaaagaaaaacgaggAAACTAAACACGTCGTTCATCGATCGTGGAGGATCGTCTTTTGTCGCCCTACGTTTACATACCGCTTTGGAAGACAAGTTCAAAATACAATTGCCAGAACTGATCACGCTGCTACTAAACCCATCGATTCCGTTGGAAGATGCTTTCAAATATGTCGAAAAGAATGTTTTATCTAAAACCATCTGCTCCGTGGAAGCTGAACCGAGAAAACTTGAAGTTCCTGATGAAAATTTGCTATCGATCGTTTGCCATTACAATTTGGAAAAATGCATAGATTCTCGCGCGACTATAATGTTTTGTAAGGATTTTGGGCATATCTTAACGGTTGGCAGCCATTCTGGGATCGTTTTAACGATAAGCATCGAGACAAATGCAGTCGTTTCAAGATTTTTGTTACCAGATCGAGTGGAATGTGCAGTTAGCTTCATCACGGTCGAGAACAACTTGGTGCATGGTGTAGTTGGATGCTATGACGGCTTTTTGTACTGCTTCAATCCGCTCGATGGGAGCCTAGGATGGAAGTACGATGCTGGAGCAATGATTAAATGTACTCCTCTTGTGCTGTCGTCAACGAATTTAATCATCTTTGGATGCTACAGCACCATCTCCAATTTACATTGCATTGAATGGGTAAACTCACAATGGTAAAAGAAAGTGTTAAACAGGTTAATataaatgctttatttttacagGGAAAATCTAGTCCGACGTTGCGATGGAAGGTGCAGATAGGAACCAAACCAATTTTATCCCAACCGTTGGTTTTAGGTGGTTACAACGGAAACTCAGTGTTGATTGCCACTTTGGACGGTACGTTAGCCTCAGTAAACATTTGCACAGGTTCTTGTGTGTGGAGCAGAGCATTGTCGTCAGGCTCCATACCAATATTTAGCACACCCACTTTTCTGCCCGAGTACAACCGGATTGCTTGTTGCTTAGTTGATGGCACCTTTGTAATATGCGATGCTTTAGCAGGAGCGGAGGTATGTTTGAAATTAGCAAACGGAAGCAATTTATTTCCTAAAATccctgtttcatttttttagatATCGAAACATAAGCTTCCCGGCAATGTTTTCTCATCGTTCGAAGCTTTAAAATATCCCGAAGATCGTGTACATTTCATTGTCGGATGCTATGATCGGAATGTGCATTGCATTGAG encodes the following:
- the LOC126564247 gene encoding voltage-gated potassium channel subunit beta-2 isoform X3, producing MSIVLCNVASKTNNDNNVNNDNISEDSNPVTIYRCRAPIASLDCMEEFSGTTAQLDFGRSTSLGSNPAIQIRSNATTTPGLRYKNLGKSGLRVSNVGLGTWPIFSPGVSEEQAEAILRLAVDSGINLFDLSEAHSGTRAEIELGKIIQKAGWKRTSFVITTKIYWSTKSEERGLSRKHIIESVQASLQRLQLPYIDVILVHKADSMCPMEEIVRAMNYVISQGWSMYWGTARWSPVEIMEAYTNCRQFNCVTPIVEQSEYHMFCREKAELYLPEMYNKIGVGFMAWGPLSMCLGDAQNGEKLWIPKGSLKSKSQSYSWIEDEVNKEVSARSSIRPHCSVHICVPFFLFSAHLAVMLHLRKDLQDEARRLYDKARDISNLAEKLGCNAVQLSIAWSLKHEPVQCLLLGATSPEQLHQSLQALQLLPRLSTGVMLEIERILENKPVRPPPISTLALR
- the LOC126564247 gene encoding uncharacterized protein LOC126564247 isoform X1; amino-acid sequence: MNIKLAHQFWFSFPPPGASGGSSSRQADEEKAKERQKNESSDREQHHKQQKLDAANCKREAREIRQLDNELLNQRRAQERERQAQLGSERQAAALAAATTGGPVGTTSPPPPPPPASSNSSGDRSFRQSEPFYAESSISTTPGRTPPTTIAEEKSPVIAGVKTPLLEDTPPFSGTNLTLMETLQNSTNAVTPKEEEPRNTGLAAAATSHKAPQEKALPDTSHLQDFPKGRQDSTESEISTIYSQSQSDACHKMMCRAPIASLDCMEEFSGTTAQLDFGRSTSLGSNPAIQIRSNATTTPGLRYKNLGKSGLRVSNVGLGTWPIFSPGVSEEQAEAILRLAVDSGINLFDLSEAHSGTRAEIELGKIIQKAGWKRTSFVITTKIYWSTKSEERGLSRKHIIESVQASLQRLQLPYIDVILVHKADSMCPMEEIVRAMNYVISQGWSMYWGTARWSPVEIMEAYTNCRQFNCVTPIVEQSEYHMFCREKAELYLPEMYNKIGVGFMAWGPLSMCLGDAQNGEKLWIPKGSLKSKSQSYSWIEDEVNKEVSARSSIRPHCSVHICVPFFLFSAHLAVMLHLRKDLQDEARRLYDKARDISNLAEKLGCNAVQLSIAWSLKHEPVQCLLLGATSPEQLHQSLQALQLLPRLSTGVMLEIERILENKPVRPPPISTLALR
- the LOC126564247 gene encoding voltage-gated potassium channel subunit beta-2 isoform X2; this translates as MNIKLAHQFWFSFPPPGASGGSSSRQADEEKAKERQKNESSDREQHHKQQKLDAANCKREAREIRQLDNELLNQRRAQERERQAQLGSERQAAALAAATTGGPVGTTSPPPPPPPASSNSSGDRSFRQSEPFYAESSISTTPGRTPPTTIAEEKSPVIAGVKTPLLEDTPPFSGTNLTLMETLQNSTNAVTPKEEEPRNTGLAAAATSHKAPQEKALPDTSHLQDFPKGRQDSTESEISTIYSQSQSDACHKMMCRAPIASLDCMEEFSGTTAQLDFGRSTSLGSNPAIQIRSNATTTPGLRYKNLGKSGLRVSNVGLGTWPIFSPGVSEEQAEAILRLAVDSGINLFDLSEAHSGTRAEIELGKIIQKAGWKRTSFVITTKIYWSTKSEERGLSRKHIIESVQASLQRLQLPYIDVILVHKADSMCPMEEIVRAMNYVISQGWSMYWGTARWSPVEIMEAYTNCRQFNCVTPIVEQSEYHMFCREKAELYLPEMYNKIGVGFMAWGPLSMCLGDAQNGEKLWIPKGSLKSKSQSYSWIEDEVNKEDEARRLYDKARDISNLAEKLGCNAVQLSIAWSLKHEPVQCLLLGATSPEQLHQSLQALQLLPRLSTGVMLEIERILENKPVRPPPISTLALR